In Oceaniferula marina, the following proteins share a genomic window:
- a CDS encoding PEP-CTERM sorting domain-containing protein (PEP-CTERM proteins occur, often in large numbers, in the proteomes of bacteria that also encode an exosortase, a predicted intramembrane cysteine proteinase. The presence of a PEP-CTERM domain at a protein's C-terminus predicts cleavage within the sorting domain, followed by covalent anchoring to some some component of the (usually Gram-negative) cell surface. Many PEP-CTERM proteins exhibit an unusual sequence composition that includes large numbers of potential glycosylation sites. Expression of one such protein has been shown restore the ability of a bacterium to form floc, a type of biofilm.) has protein sequence MKTKYSLLTATLAAGLCATASAAAIAVNFSENSSNQSWTSSENIGILSILTDNFNSTNNPTGGPANTHTGNLGTGTLTNLVDSNGVAVVGSTLTWSSSGPYYNGAGTGSNEARLNVGYLDDGGGGINIELTNVPYTQYNVYIQLSSDQGQPGGYTSMGFDVNGNGFGPDVLGYNYLGSDGANTSYTEATPSVRGNYILVTGQTASTLTIQGQQRDSARRGSIGAIYIEQVPEPSAAALLGLGGLALILRRRK, from the coding sequence ATGAAAACGAAATATTCACTGCTGACGGCCACCCTGGCGGCCGGGCTTTGCGCGACGGCATCCGCCGCAGCCATTGCCGTCAACTTCAGCGAGAACAGCTCAAACCAAAGCTGGACCTCATCTGAAAACATCGGCATCCTCTCCATCCTCACAGATAATTTCAACAGCACCAACAACCCGACGGGAGGACCAGCTAATACCCACACCGGGAACTTGGGAACCGGCACGTTGACAAATCTGGTCGACAGCAATGGCGTCGCCGTTGTAGGCAGCACACTGACCTGGTCATCCAGCGGACCATATTACAACGGAGCAGGCACAGGGTCCAACGAAGCTCGACTCAATGTCGGCTACCTCGATGATGGCGGCGGCGGAATCAACATCGAACTCACCAATGTCCCCTACACCCAGTACAACGTCTACATCCAACTATCATCCGACCAAGGCCAGCCCGGAGGATACACTTCCATGGGATTCGACGTCAACGGCAACGGATTCGGCCCGGATGTTCTCGGATACAACTACCTCGGGTCCGATGGAGCCAACACCTCTTACACCGAGGCCACACCAAGCGTCCGTGGCAACTACATCCTGGTGACCGGGCAAACCGCCAGCACGCTGACCATCCAGGGGCAGCAACGTGACAGTGCCCGGCGTGGATCGATTGGGGCCATCTACATCGAACAGGTTCCCGAGCCATCCGCCGCCGCCCTCCTCGGGCTTGGCGGCCTCGCCTTGATTCTTCGGCGCCGGAAGTAA
- a CDS encoding alpha-1,3-galactosidase-related protein produces the protein MMNKGIQGLRWSLCRVVAVLTAVSSCAMAVELNVRDFGALADSGEDACPAFQRAFAAAKKQNGAVTLRVPAGVYDFFPDKAHRRKCFTSNSTESNSDGTKTVALDLQGIDHLTIEGAGAKLMMRGKMTMLVAEQCENLKIRGVEFDFKRPTMSEMTAVEKGEDYWLAEVHEDSWYRIEGRQLIWVGEGWETRHNMVQHYDHSSETTWRAGDPTSGASAIVDLGGRKLRFEMKSEKNGLKHVVLGRTYQLRNTRRDAVGMWIHRCKDVAFEDVTVRAMHGFGILGQFSENISFGRLVVAPDPNRGRTNASSADITHFSGCKGTIRISDSVLTHAHDDALNVHGTYLRVLSKEGSKRVKVRFMHAQSWGFQPFYPGDEVQYIHRDSMLPIGASKVKKVQRLNDRELILTMDREVPDEVQLGKDTLENLTWTPEVVLEGCDIRGIPTRGILLSTPKPIRIEGNRFFRTKMSAVLVACDAGSWFESGGVKDLTIKGNLFDECGEPVIRIHPENRKHAGPVHRGIKVLENMFVMRGKRALQAKSTEGIELRGNRFWMRGPLPKEVKQMISLHNSAGLKLEQNRIEDGRKEVPTWMPERKRHVPSRSIELK, from the coding sequence ATGATGAACAAAGGAATTCAAGGATTGAGGTGGAGTTTGTGCCGTGTGGTCGCTGTCTTGACAGCTGTCTCATCTTGTGCGATGGCCGTGGAATTGAATGTGCGGGATTTTGGCGCGTTAGCGGACTCGGGTGAGGATGCATGCCCGGCATTTCAGCGTGCTTTTGCTGCAGCCAAAAAACAGAACGGTGCCGTGACCTTGCGGGTTCCAGCCGGGGTGTATGATTTTTTCCCGGATAAGGCCCACCGGCGTAAATGTTTCACCAGTAATAGTACGGAGTCGAATAGCGATGGCACCAAGACCGTGGCGCTCGATTTGCAAGGTATCGATCATCTGACGATTGAGGGTGCAGGAGCCAAGCTGATGATGCGGGGCAAGATGACGATGCTGGTGGCGGAGCAATGTGAGAATCTGAAGATCCGGGGGGTGGAGTTCGATTTCAAACGCCCGACGATGTCAGAGATGACGGCGGTCGAAAAAGGCGAGGATTACTGGCTTGCTGAAGTGCACGAGGATTCGTGGTATCGGATTGAAGGCAGGCAGCTGATCTGGGTTGGCGAGGGCTGGGAAACCCGGCACAACATGGTGCAGCACTACGACCACAGCAGCGAAACGACCTGGAGGGCGGGCGATCCGACATCCGGTGCCAGTGCGATTGTGGATCTTGGGGGCAGAAAGCTCCGCTTTGAAATGAAGTCGGAGAAAAATGGACTTAAGCATGTGGTGCTTGGCCGCACGTATCAGCTCCGCAATACCCGCCGTGATGCGGTGGGAATGTGGATTCACCGCTGCAAGGATGTGGCATTCGAGGATGTCACGGTGCGGGCGATGCATGGATTTGGCATTTTGGGGCAGTTCAGTGAGAACATCAGCTTTGGTCGTCTGGTGGTCGCTCCGGACCCGAACCGAGGTCGGACGAATGCGTCGTCGGCGGACATCACCCATTTTTCAGGTTGCAAGGGAACCATTCGGATTTCCGATAGTGTGCTGACCCATGCCCATGACGATGCCTTGAATGTGCATGGAACGTATTTGCGGGTTTTATCCAAAGAAGGGAGTAAACGAGTCAAGGTGCGCTTTATGCATGCCCAGAGTTGGGGGTTTCAGCCGTTCTACCCGGGCGATGAGGTACAATACATCCATCGAGACTCGATGTTACCTATCGGAGCATCGAAGGTGAAAAAGGTTCAGAGGTTGAATGATCGGGAGCTGATTTTAACCATGGATCGTGAAGTGCCCGACGAGGTGCAGCTGGGGAAGGATACGCTTGAGAATCTGACCTGGACGCCGGAGGTGGTGTTAGAAGGTTGCGATATTCGGGGGATACCGACACGGGGAATTCTCTTGAGCACGCCGAAACCGATTCGAATCGAAGGGAATCGATTTTTCCGAACGAAAATGTCGGCTGTGTTGGTCGCCTGTGACGCGGGGTCGTGGTTTGAGTCGGGTGGGGTGAAAGATTTAACCATCAAAGGGAACCTTTTTGATGAATGTGGCGAGCCTGTGATCAGGATACATCCTGAGAACCGAAAACATGCAGGTCCGGTGCATCGGGGCATCAAGGTGTTGGAGAACATGTTTGTGATGCGCGGCAAGCGGGCTTTGCAAGCGAAGTCGACGGAGGGGATTGAGCTTCGTGGAAATCGGTTCTGGATGCGAGGTCCGCTTCCCAAGGAAGTGAAGCAGATGATCTCGCTGCATAACAGTGCCGGACTGAAGCTGGAGCAGAATCGGATCGAAGACGGACGCAAGGAGGTTCCTACATGGATGCCCGAGAGGAAGAGGCACGTGCCGTCCAGATCAATTGAATTGAAATAA
- a CDS encoding PEP-CTERM sorting domain-containing protein, translated as MNKQWTVLATMAGSLAVSQAAISLTNGGFGSSNRNGGVVDGGGWFESGTANWVEGSWSSASTSNPDDGGDAILLLMDGGSTTMGYIYQSLGTVSAADIALGQLQLTADFAEKSDGESNSSQWDFYVGSFGSAANGSDIDASLPSQHTIVLDAVAMGLTYERGNTSRQNGVSVGSFDISGLSEGDEVWLRIGETRDAAFQSGDLMIDNVSIEVVPEPSSFALIGLGAISLVLRRRR; from the coding sequence ATGAACAAACAATGGACGGTTCTTGCCACCATGGCCGGAAGCCTGGCCGTTTCACAAGCGGCGATCTCACTAACAAATGGAGGGTTCGGCTCATCCAATCGCAATGGTGGTGTCGTCGATGGCGGTGGCTGGTTTGAAAGCGGGACGGCGAATTGGGTCGAAGGAAGCTGGAGCAGCGCCTCCACATCGAATCCTGATGATGGAGGAGATGCGATTTTGTTGTTGATGGATGGAGGCTCCACGACCATGGGTTATATCTATCAAAGTCTTGGAACGGTGAGTGCTGCCGATATCGCTTTGGGTCAACTTCAGCTTACCGCAGACTTTGCTGAAAAAAGTGATGGTGAGAGCAATAGCTCGCAGTGGGACTTTTACGTTGGTTCCTTTGGCTCGGCAGCCAATGGGTCCGACATTGATGCAAGCCTTCCCAGCCAGCATACGATCGTGCTTGATGCCGTGGCGATGGGTCTCACCTATGAGAGGGGGAATACTTCACGGCAGAATGGTGTGAGCGTAGGAAGTTTTGATATCAGTGGCCTGTCAGAAGGTGATGAAGTTTGGTTGCGAATTGGCGAAACCCGTGACGCCGCATTTCAATCCGGCGATTTGATGATTGATAATGTGTCCATCGAAGTTGTTCCTGAGCCATCGTCCTTTGCCTTGATCGGTCTCGGAGCGATCTCGCTTGTGTTACGCCGTAGACGTTAA
- a CDS encoding sigma-70 family RNA polymerase sigma factor: protein MAEQDVDDADMSRDGRELPLHAPESGLLQHAVEDDALSFTKHYLATMTSLRAYLGSFLRDHAAVEDCLQETCLVLWNKRQPHWSEEDFRKVAFTSARFKALSWLKKNKPAKHLSLSPELSERLAVLAAQADDSGDDHRSDRTEALRVCMDGLPERQRALIEARYDANQENALQKLSKQQNRTMAAIYKQLERIRTALRQCVERRAEKDRV, encoded by the coding sequence ATGGCTGAGCAGGATGTTGATGACGCTGACATGTCCCGTGATGGGAGGGAGTTGCCTCTGCATGCCCCGGAGTCTGGCTTGCTTCAGCACGCCGTGGAGGACGACGCGCTATCATTTACCAAGCATTATCTTGCGACGATGACATCTCTACGAGCATACCTTGGTTCTTTTTTGCGTGATCATGCTGCGGTTGAGGATTGTTTGCAGGAAACATGTCTGGTGCTATGGAACAAACGGCAGCCGCACTGGAGCGAGGAAGATTTTCGGAAGGTGGCCTTTACCAGTGCTCGCTTCAAGGCATTGAGTTGGCTGAAAAAAAACAAGCCTGCCAAGCATTTGAGTTTATCCCCGGAGTTGTCCGAGCGCCTTGCGGTGCTGGCGGCTCAGGCTGATGATTCTGGAGATGATCATCGAAGCGACCGCACGGAAGCCCTGAGAGTCTGCATGGACGGTCTGCCCGAGCGACAACGCGCACTGATTGAAGCTCGCTACGACGCGAATCAAGAGAATGCTTTGCAGAAACTGTCAAAGCAGCAGAACAGGACGATGGCTGCTATCTACAAGCAGCTTGAACGTATCAGAACGGCCTTGCGGCAGTGTGTGGAACGGCGAGCGGAGAAAGATCGTGTATGA